Below is a window of Komagataella phaffii GS115 chromosome 1, complete sequence DNA.
TAATCATAATATGTGTACGATGTCATCTAAAGAGACTCGGTTAAGACCTTGTTTAACTTGGCAATTTTGGCTGAAATAGAAAGATCAACAGTTCTGTCAGCAACTTCTACAATAAGACCACCCAAAATGTCAGGGTTAACTTGGTTGTtaattttcaatgatttgCCTTGGCCAACAAATTCAGAGCCAGTAATAGCTTGTTGGATTCTGTTCAGCGATTTCTTATCCAATGGAGAAGCAGAGGTGACGGTAGCCTCAACAACACCGTTGTGGGCATCAGTCAAAACACCAAACTGCTTAACAATGTCGCCAAGTAGTCCCAATCGATTGTTCTCAGCTAGAACTTCCAAAAGGTTGGAAACTGATTTGTCCAGAGATAGTTTGGagttcaaagtttgaacAACGAAGGTTCTGTCGTTCAGAGACAAGGCTGGGTTGCTCACAATTCCGGATGTGGTAGAATCAGTGTCCAAGTAAGTCTTCAGCTTATTCAGGGACCCAGCAGCCTGGTCAACACTGGAAACTTTCACGGAGGCAGTGTACAGAGCAGTAGCGTAGGTTCCGTCTAATCCAAACAATTGAACTGGTGGCTTGACGGTCTTGGCAGCTGTAGCCATGGAACGAACAAAAGAACGAGTAAACATGGTAGTTTGATAGGTGACTGGTTGTGAAGTGTACAAGTCTCTTGAAACGGAGGTTGACTGAATGGGATCTGTCCTCCCTAAAATTCAACGAGCCAATGAATCGCGCTCGTTAATGGGAAGGTGTTTACGCTGTGCTTATGCGTAAATGTGTGCCTGGATCTTACTCGCgatatcaaaaatttgTATGGAAATCCTCCAGGACCTTCCTGCCATCACCAACTCTGGTTCTTAATCGCATGTTTAACCTACCACTCAGAAGCCTACCACGGGCGAGCTGGGGTAAGAAACTGTTGCAAACCCATTTGTTTGGGTCTGTAAGCTTTTTCAGCACCGGAGCTCGAACTCTGGCCACAGAACCTACTCCAAGGATTACTCAAGCCGCTGGTGACCTTACTgatttggagaaacaaCACGAAATCATTGCTAGACAGACGAAGCTTTCTAAGGAGACGgttcaattgaaaaaactaAAACCTACATCTCCAGGTTTGAGATGGTGGAGGAAACCAATGTATCCTTATTTATGGAAGGGTAAACCTGTTCGAGCCCTGACGAAGACCAGAGTCAGTAGATCGGGAAGAAACCACACCGGACGAATTGTCGTTAGACACAGAGGTGGAGGGCATCAACGTAGAATCAGGTTTATTGACTACCACCGTAAAGAACCGGGTAGACAAACCGTGGTAAGAATTGAGTACGACCCTAACAGAACTGCTCATATCGCTTTGCTGAAACATAATGATACCGGAAACCTTAGTTACATCATTGCTTGTCAAGGGTTAAGAGAAGGTGATATTGTTGAATCGTTTAGATCTGGTATTCCTGAATATTTGATGGAAGAGATGGGCGGTCGTATCGATCCAGCTATTTTGAACGCAAAAACTGctcaaaaaggaaattgtCTTCCAATCTCTATGATAGCAGTGGGCACCATCGTCCATAATGTCAGCGAGACCGTGCATGGTCCTGCTAAGTATTGTCGTGCTGCTGGAGCAAATGCCAGAATCGTTAATAAAATCCCTGAGAAGCGTAAGGCTGTGGTTCGTTTGCAATCCGGTGAAGAGAGATATGTTTCCATTGACGCATGCGCTACATTGGGAGTAACTTCTAATCCAGATCATCAACATGAAAGTCTCGGTAAAGCCGGTCGTTCCAGGCATAGAGGAATAAGACCCACTGTGAGAGGTGTGGCCCAGAATAAATGCGACCATCCTATGGGTGGTGGTAGAGGAAAATCCAAGTCCAATAAGCTGTCCATGTCGCCATGGGGTGTATTGGCCAAGGGTGGTTTCAAGACtagaagaggaaagaaCATCAACAAACAGAAGGTCAGAGATAGACCAAGAGGAAAACTTTCTCAACGCAATTAGCCCAAAAGTGTAAATAGACGAAAATTTGACGGTATTTTGTTGTATATATTCTAATCTGAGCAAAATGTCggttcatcatcaacatgCGAAGTCACCAGCTTTGGCCAAGAGTAGCTTTTTTCTAGATAAACTAGGGGGATATCAACCAATTCCTTCACCTGATCCCGATTGAAAATGGAGAGCTTTGTGATTTCCAGTACTGCATACTTCGAAATATAGTAATCTTCACCGTTGGTTTTTGTTATACGTGGGGGCAAGTAAGAACCGTACCAGGGCATCAGTTGGTGCAGTGAAGTAAACACAAGAGAGGACTCCACTACTAAGATTTCAGTATTCATTATACCCTTGGAGAACCTTTGTCTTTCGTTGTACTCAATCTCAGCTATGGCATCGGCTGATACCTCCGCTAGAATCGAATTTGCAGAATCACATATGATTAGCCTTATTAGATCTCTAGAAACCGTGATTAACCGCAAAACTTTCATAACCCGGGGAGTTCTGTTGAACtttggtatttttgaaactgtttcatCTTTGACCTCATTCAACGCTTTCAATAGCCAGGAGCAAACGAAAATGTTAGATTTGACCAAATCattcattcaaaatttACTAGCAATTCTGATGTAGACTTGAGGAATTTCAGAATTTCGCTACGCGTAAGTCTCCCTCCCCTCTGTTATCCCCCATTCACCTAAAATGTTCTAATCCCAACTCTACAACGTAACCCAGGACCAACTTGACATGCTCTGCCATATGTGGAAAATTGATCTTGTCAATTGTGTCTTGGGTGCTATGGATGAAGGGATTTGTGTAGGCAAAACTACTTTCAAAGACCATGGCAGATGGATAACCATGTTCCAAGGCAGAACTATGATCTGAGCAGGCATACCCACATTCGGTTTCTTTGTAGGGAATTGAAGTGTATGCATCGATTAAAAGTGCAAGGAAGCTATTCAGATTTGCGTTTGTATGGTCAGTGATTAGCCCGAAGTGGTCGGATTCCCCGTGGTCTAAAGCTTTTTGGATGTATCCAGTCATGTCCTGTTGTAGCATAGCAACAACAGTCTCTTCTGCAGCTCTATACGAGCTGAAAATTTGCTGGGAGCCAAGTAGTCCTCCTTCTTCGGCAGAATAAAAGTGAAACTCTACTGTATTGTGAAACTTGAGGCCACTTTCAACTATGATTCTGAGCGCTTCAAGGTTGGAAGTTACACCAGatccatcatcatcagcCCCTGGAGCACGGAGAATGTTGGGGAAAAGCAAGTTTATGGAATCTTGATGGCATCCCACTACTACAATGTCCCCTTTTCCTTTCGAAGGATCAACATTTTCACCGTATATCGTAAAGATGGCAGAATTCTGCTTCCAAGGGTGTTCCACAGTAGTAACATTGAACCTCGATGGATCTTTCAAGGCCAATTGAACCAATTCACCTTGTAACCAGATAGAACTCTGCAACCCCTTGTCAGATTTGTAAAATCTTGTAAAGAAGCTAGAGAACCTTCCCAAAAACGCCTGCATTCTGCCAATGTCAATCTCACctatcaaagaatttaCTTGTTTGAAATGGAAAGTATCATTGGACGGATAAAGATAGTCTGGAACGGTAACTGGCGCACTGGAATAGAGCAGCTCTACATTGTCTCCATGCTGATAGGTGACATCGATAAATGATATCCCCTCTGTTTTCAACTGgtatttctctttttcagtgATAATACGGTATTCTTGGGGGCCTAACTTGATTATTCTGCGATCGTCGCCATCGAACATTACCTCGTTCTTCAAGGATTGAATATAATCCAAGAGATGGAGAGAAGGGTGATGGACGTCAGATAAGACGTTCTGGAGATTCCAAGGTACAATTGTCGCAGAGACAAGTTGAACTAGGGCTATAATTGATATGAGTTTGACCATCGTTGGCAGTTTTGTGTGGGGAAAGGAAAGAGGAAGTTTCCCAGTCGAGGACCTTGTAAAGAGTGCGAAGAATGTCAAAGGTGCTCCAGGATTCGCAAACTACTTGCCCAAGGTTTGCCCGAGGTCATAAGACACGCAGAGCTTCTACAGCTACACAATCTTCTTTCCGCTGAAGGCCGACTGCCCTATGTCCAATGTCAACTAGTCTATTACTAAAAAATGATATCCTCTTCCTGTTGGGCAGTAAGATCATCAGCCGGTTCATCTATGAACTTGGAAACCTGTCTAGCCTCTTCCTCAGGATCGTACTCCGCTTTAGCTTGCTCACTAGCTTCATtatctttgttttcttcgGCCTTCTGGTCTGCCTCCAACTTATCATTggctttcttttccagtAATTGGGCCTTCTTTGCAGCAGCCTCGGCATCCTGCAAAGcagtttgttgttgtttcttctcttgaaccTTCTTCAGTCGGTAGAACTCCTCTCTATCAAGCTCGTCAAGTTCCGAGTTAATGTATGCAATGGTGTTTTCTGTACGGGGAATGACAACATGTTCGATAGCGTTCACACGTCTGTTCGTAACCTTGATAACCTCATCCAATATGATAAAAGCAGTCTGCAATGAAGCCAATTCCACCAATGTCTCCACCGAACTCGTATATACTTCTGCAGCCTTTTGGACCTGAAGACCACCTCGTCCCAGTCCTGTCATCTTGAAATCATTGATATCTTCGTTGATATGGGTCTCAAATTGGGGAAGACGAACACCACTTACGTTCTCTTCACGGGCTTTCACCTGGAATCTGGCGCTCTTGACTGAGTCCTGGACTGAATATCCAATATTGTCGCCCGTTGCATATGTCACCTGAGCAAGAGAGAAAGCTGCTGTTTGCATAACTCGTCccatctttcttttggcGTCGTCGATTCGACGCGTAATCTCCCTGAATCTCTTGGTAAGAGCCTCAGACTTTCTCTTCAATAAGGAGTAACCCTGTTGAGCTCCCTTCAGTTTACCCTTCATGAGACCTAAAGTCATACGAGTGGGGAAGACTTGTTCCCTGAACAAAATGTTAGTAGCTTACACACCATACACATCGTCAATCAATCAAATTGACAATACAAACGCAGTCCACTTACCTGTTTCCTGATCCGGACATGTTCTTGGAGGTTTACACTTCAGGAAGAGTTTCGTTCACTTGTCCCTATGGCTGGCTGCCTTGGGATAAGTGAATATTGGGTGGGACACTGTGAGAGAAAACTATTTGTAAGAATTCGCTTTCCCCTATCACATTGCCCGTGTCGTACCTAGAATATATATTTATTCACAGAGTACTTCCCTTCCGATCGTCAGCTGCCCCCTCCCCAGCCTTGCTCTTGTTGCTCTACTCTTTCGTCCTCATGGAGAAGCTGATTACTTATGAAGACCTGGCTTACGAGGAGTCATTGCTGCTAGATCCATACTCATTGGAGTCCTGGATTGCTTATTATCGTCACAAGGAGCACTCGTCCCCTGTAGATCAACAGTTCTACGTACTGTTCAGAGCTGCTAACGCTTTGAAAAGAGCACCTGAAATTTGGATCCTGTGTCTGAAAACCTGTGTGAAGCTTTGGGAGGAGCGAAAGTCTGAATTGGAGGAGTTTGACGGTTTAATCAAAGTGTTCGAACAATCTTTACTTTACAATGGGTCTTCTCCCATAATCTGGGCTTTGTACTTGAAGGCACTAGTCAAATACTCATGTATCCCTGGGATAACCTTTGTTAGACGGAAATCTGACCAGTGTTTACAAACACTTCCTTTTGCAAAACATCATTTGATATGGCCTTTTCTCCTGCAATTTGCTGACGATGTTGGAGCCATCACCTCCTTGTCGATTTGGACAAGATTTTACTATTATAAGAAAACATGCATGCCTTATGTGAGGCTCCAGGATGCTTCgtcaattgaagaagaaaccgGATTTATTCCTGATCAGTACAAATTGGAGAACGTTACTTACCAGACTATACTTCATAAACTAACCAGTCAAGCGCATTCAGACTTATCAGCATACacaagaacttttcaagatttgcTGGATAATACGGAGTTTCTGGCAACAGTAGAGCTCTCCGAATTGAAGTTGTATACAGACTATCTTAATGTGCTAATAAAGCATCCCCAAGAATCAGAGAACATTGATTACAAGTCGCATGACACGAAGATCGAAAAACTGGTTCAATACCtaattgaaaagtttcctgACCAACAAGCATCCATGATAATACATTGGACTCAATACTGGATAAACAGAGGAAATTTCCATAAAGTAAGggaaatctttgaagtcGGGATAACCAAATCAAAGACGGTGAAGGATTTTGTTGTGGTCTACGACACATACTTAGAGTTCGAAGAAACTGTTATCTCCActactttgaaagatttaGAGCTTCAAGGGCTGGAGACTTCACCAATGTTGGAATTGAGGATGCATAGCTTCGAACAACTAATGGACAGAAGAGAGTTATTAATGAACGACGTTCTGTTGAGACAGGACAAGAATGATGTTGCAACTTGGTTAGATAGAGTTGCGatttttgataaagagaCACAATTACAAAACGTTTTAGCCACTTATGTTGAAGCAATTAGAACTATTGATCCTGGCACCATCGAAGAACCTGGAGTGTTGCCCAAACTTTGGTTAGGATACATTGATGTATACAAATCGAAGggtgatttgaaaacaGCCCGGAAAATATACGCTGCTACTTTGAAGGCGAACTTTCCTTTTCCAGAAGATTTGGCAGATCTTGTCATTTCCTGGGCTGAAATGGAATTGGAGAATGATGACTATCCTCAGGCTATAGATGTGATGAAAACCTCACTAAAAGAATTCgcattgaaaaaatctaCCAAATTATGGTCATTTTATCTGGATTTGGTAGAGTCGTCAGGCAATATTCCTGATACAATCAAATTGTATGATACAGTGATTGACCTAAAAATAGCCACTCCCTTAACAATTCTAAACTATTGtaattttttggaagaacaCCAACGATATCAGGAGTGCTTAAGATGTTACGAGAAAGGTGTACATTTGTTTCGTTTCCCTGTTTCCTTCGAGATTTGGAATGTCtatctttccaaaatggtCAACGAGCAGGCAAAGTTCAAGCTCACAAACGAACATATCAGGGATTTGTTTGAACAATGTATTGAACAATGTCCTCTGAATCTTGTAGAGCCAATATATATTGGGTACGCAAAGTTTGAACTCGATCATGGTTTTATCAGTAAAGCTTTTAGAATCTACGAGCAAGCTAtagaaaagttggaagacgAAAAGGAGAAATATAATATTTTCAAGATATACATACAAGTGTCTTTGCTGAACCAAGAGGATCAGAAAACTCGAAAGATTTACGAACAAGCTCTCGAGTCACTACCTGCTACATTATATGGATTCACTGAATCAATTGTTATTCCCTTCGTTGAGTTGGAAATTAAGCTCAAAGAAATCTCACGAGCAAGGGCCATATTTCATTATGCTGCGGATCTTATTGTCCCCACTAAGAAGAATCCCATCTTATGGGAACGTTGGGAACGTTTTGAATTGCATTATGGTAATGAAGACACATTCAAATCAATGCTGCGGTATCAGAGATCAATTGACGACCAAGCTAAACTAGAAGATGTCGAGACCTTAGTCGAGTCCAACGCTCCCGTACAGTTTGTCGCATCGTCTACGGGACCCCAAGTAGGTTCTGCTACCACTA
It encodes the following:
- a CDS encoding Subunit 5 of the stator stalk of mitochondrial F1F0 ATP synthase, producing the protein MFTRSFVRSMATAAKTVKPPVQLFGLDGTYATALYTASVKVSSVDQAAGSLNKLKTYLDTDSTTSGIVSNPALSLNDRTFVVQTLNSKLSLDKSVSNLLEVLAENNRLGLLGDIVKQFGVLTDAHNGVVEATVTSASPLDKKSLNRIQQAITGSEFVGQGKSLKINNQVNPDILGGLIVEVADRTVDLSISAKIAKLNKVLTESL
- a CDS encoding mitochondrial 54S ribosomal protein RML2 (Mitochondrial ribosomal protein of the large subunit, has similarity to E. coli L2 ribosomal protein), with product MFNLPLRSLPRASWGKKLLQTHLFGSVSFFSTGARTLATEPTPRITQAAGDLTDLEKQHEIIARQTKLSKETVQLKKLKPTSPGLRWWRKPMYPYLWKGKPVRALTKTRVSRSGRNHTGRIVVRHRGGGHQRRIRFIDYHRKEPGRQTVVRIEYDPNRTAHIALLKHNDTGNLSYIIACQGLREGDIVESFRSGIPEYLMEEMGGRIDPAILNAKTAQKGNCLPISMIAVGTIVHNVSETVHGPAKYCRAAGANARIVNKIPEKRKAVVRLQSGEERYVSIDACATLGVTSNPDHQHESLGKAGRSRHRGIRPTVRGVAQNKCDHPMGGGRGKSKSNKLSMSPWGVLAKGGFKTRRGKNINKQKVRDRPRGKLSQRN
- a CDS encoding Component of the spliceosome complex involved in pre-mRNA splicing — translated: MEKLITYEDLAYEESLLLDPYSLESWIAYYRHKEHSSPVDQQFYVLFRAANALKRAPEIWILCLKTCVKLWEERKSELEEFDGLIKVFEQSLLYNGSSPIIWALYLKALVKYSCIPGITFVRRKSDQCLQTLPFAKHHLIWPFLLQFADDVGAITSLSIWTRFYYYKKTCMPYVRLQDASSIEEETGFIPDQYKLENVTYQTILHKLTSQAHSDLSAYTRTFQDLLDNTEFLATVELSELKLYTDYLNVLIKHPQESENIDYKSHDTKIEKLVQYLIEKFPDQQASMIIHWTQYWINRGNFHKVREIFEVGITKSKTVKDFVVVYDTYLEFEETVISTTLKDLELQGLETSPMLELRMHSFEQLMDRRELLMNDVLLRQDKNDVATWLDRVAIFDKETQLQNVLATYVEAIRTIDPGTIEEPGVLPKLWLGYIDVYKSKGDLKTARKIYAATLKANFPFPEDLADLVISWAEMELENDDYPQAIDVMKTSLKEFALKKSTKLWSFYLDLVESSGNIPDTIKLYDTVIDLKIATPLTILNYCNFLEEHQRYQECLRCYEKGVHLFRFPVSFEIWNVYLSKMVNEQAKFKLTNEHIRDLFEQCIEQCPLNLVEPIYIGYAKFELDHGFISKAFRIYEQAIEKLEDEKEKYNIFKIYIQVSLLNQEDQKTRKIYEQALESLPATLYGFTESIVIPFVELEIKLKEISRARAIFHYAADLIVPTKKNPILWERWERFELHYGNEDTFKSMLRYQRSIDDQAKLEDVETLVESNAPVQFVASSTGPQVGSATTNNMEKKINPDAIDLEFDDLSD
- a CDS encoding Subunit D of the eight-subunit V1 peripheral membrane domain of the vacuolar H+-ATPase (V-ATPase) produces the protein MSGSGNREQVFPTRMTLGLMKGKLKGAQQGYSLLKRKSEALTKRFREITRRIDDAKRKMGRVMQTAAFSLAQVTYATGDNIGYSVQDSVKSARFQVKAREENVSGVRLPQFETHINEDINDFKMTGLGRGGLQVQKAAEVYTSSVETLVELASLQTAFIILDEVIKVTNRRVNAIEHVVIPRTENTIAYINSELDELDREEFYRLKKVQEKKQQQTALQDAEAAAKKAQLLEKKANDKLEADQKAEENKDNEASEQAKAEYDPEEEARQVSKFIDEPADDLTAQQEEDIIF